One window of Anaeromyxobacter diazotrophicus genomic DNA carries:
- a CDS encoding type IV pilus twitching motility protein PilT, translated as MARLDVLIDRMAAIPGAQLVLETGGGVRLETSSGAQRLVHQALTTRQIVSALQEVVPPALRASLGAARPFDFTYAAPAGLVDVRVEVHDDALRASLELAREPRPAPAAAELPAASPAEVPTAQAGPALTPVPAPAPAAPPTPIERPADPRAALEALLAALPARGASDLHLSSDGVPCLRLDGDVVPLADYGPLPAARLAELVWSIAPAKNREEWEQVHDTDFAHQTAAGRFRANVFADRNGLGAVFRLIPHEIPSAEALGVPPAVLELCHLSKGLVLVTGPTGSGKSTTLAALIDHVNRNRDDHIITIEDPIEFVHPNKRCIVNQREVGTHTQSFKRALRAALREDPDIILVGELRDLETIAIAIETAETGHLVFGTLHTNTAPSTVDRIIDQFPADRQEQIRMMLSESLKGVISQTLCKKIGGGRAAAQEILLCPPSVSNLIREGKTFQIASVMQTGRGQGMATLNDGLLDLVKRKVVEPAEAYRKAVAKAELKGLLERAGFPLA; from the coding sequence ATGGCGAGGCTCGACGTCCTCATCGACCGGATGGCCGCGATCCCGGGGGCGCAGCTCGTGCTGGAGACGGGCGGCGGCGTCCGGCTCGAGACCTCGAGCGGCGCGCAGCGGCTCGTCCACCAGGCGCTCACCACCCGGCAGATCGTGAGCGCGCTGCAGGAGGTGGTCCCGCCGGCGCTGCGGGCCAGCCTGGGCGCCGCCCGGCCCTTCGACTTCACCTACGCGGCGCCGGCGGGCCTGGTGGACGTCCGCGTCGAGGTGCACGACGACGCGCTGCGGGCCTCGCTCGAGCTCGCCCGGGAGCCGCGGCCCGCCCCGGCGGCGGCGGAGCTCCCGGCAGCGTCTCCGGCGGAGGTCCCCACGGCGCAGGCAGGACCGGCGCTCACGCCCGTGCCCGCCCCCGCGCCGGCGGCGCCGCCCACCCCCATCGAGCGCCCCGCCGACCCGCGGGCCGCCCTCGAGGCGCTCCTGGCCGCGCTCCCGGCGCGCGGCGCCTCCGACCTGCACCTGAGCTCGGACGGAGTCCCCTGCCTGCGGCTCGACGGCGACGTGGTCCCGCTCGCCGACTACGGGCCGCTCCCGGCGGCGCGCCTCGCCGAGCTCGTCTGGTCGATCGCGCCGGCCAAGAACCGCGAGGAGTGGGAGCAGGTCCACGACACCGACTTCGCCCACCAGACGGCGGCGGGGCGCTTCCGCGCCAACGTCTTCGCCGACCGGAACGGCCTCGGGGCGGTGTTCCGGCTCATCCCGCACGAGATCCCCTCGGCGGAGGCGCTCGGCGTCCCGCCCGCCGTCCTCGAGCTGTGCCACCTGTCGAAGGGGCTCGTGCTCGTGACCGGCCCCACCGGCTCGGGCAAGTCGACCACGCTGGCGGCGCTCATCGACCACGTCAACCGCAACCGCGACGACCACATCATCACCATCGAGGACCCCATCGAGTTCGTCCACCCGAACAAGCGCTGCATCGTGAACCAGCGCGAGGTGGGGACGCACACGCAGTCGTTCAAGCGCGCGCTGCGCGCGGCGCTGCGGGAGGATCCCGACATCATCCTGGTGGGCGAGCTGCGCGACCTCGAGACCATCGCCATCGCCATCGAGACCGCCGAGACCGGGCACCTCGTCTTCGGCACCCTGCACACCAACACCGCCCCCTCCACCGTCGACCGGATCATCGACCAGTTCCCCGCCGACCGGCAGGAGCAGATCCGGATGATGCTGTCCGAGTCGCTCAAGGGCGTCATCTCGCAGACGCTCTGCAAGAAGATCGGTGGGGGCCGCGCGGCCGCGCAGGAGATCCTGCTCTGCCCGCCGAGCGTGTCGAACCTCATCCGCGAGGGGAAGACCTTCCAGATCGCCTCGGTCATGCAGACGGGGCGTGGCCAGGGGATGGCCACCCTCAACGACGGCCTGCTCGACCTCGTGAAGCGCAAGGTGGTCGAGCCGGCCGAGGCGTACCGCAAGGCGGTCGCCAAGGCCGAGCTGAAGGGGCTGCTCGAGCGGGCGGGGTTCCCGCTGGCGTGA
- a CDS encoding mechanosensitive ion channel family protein — translation MKLRRWLPGLLFVALVLAAVAGLVQTRDLPPPAADATPAAQPAQPARPGAAPPARRWRRVDTGPLLTAHRLAALAVTPEEQELAHQAESLADHAVDLAFADAFRQAADEKPEQTPALKALAEAKQKAQAAVAAGAARIQRLTEQAARGDADGRLADLVEVAKAQQELDQDELDLASEALERAGGDPQAQIKRLKAIHDAAQKEVHPAAAPPAAGAAAAGAAPSSESLVGRWRAWSALRAKRGQLAEAERDARDRVQRQTKRRAIIAQQLQEAEQARAAAKRAAASFAQRAAAAGGASSEEAQAAIQSLKQLADGERRLTTIGRRIQDQEALAQVYASWGALGDGYARKALHRLLEGLLAIALVLLATFLALRLVDRFYEGVAREQARVGTLRTVVKFAVQVVGALVILFVVIGVPGQVTTILGLAGAGLTVAMKDFIVAFFGWFVLMRKNGIRVGDWVEIKGVGGEVVEIGLFHTVLLETGAWVDAGHPTGRRVSFVNSFAIEGHYFNFSSSGQWMWDELRVLVPLGQDPYPVLDGVQKLVERETAANAKLAEQEWRTASGYRVKTFSAVPGFTMVPTASGIEINVRYVTRAPERHEARRRLYREVVALLHGKPGRGADAA, via the coding sequence ATGAAACTCCGCCGATGGCTCCCCGGGCTGCTGTTCGTCGCGCTGGTGCTGGCGGCGGTGGCCGGCCTCGTCCAGACGCGCGATCTGCCACCCCCCGCCGCGGACGCCACGCCCGCCGCCCAGCCCGCCCAGCCGGCGCGCCCGGGGGCGGCCCCGCCCGCGCGCCGCTGGCGGCGGGTGGACACCGGGCCGCTCCTCACCGCGCACCGGCTGGCCGCCCTGGCGGTCACGCCCGAGGAGCAGGAGCTGGCGCACCAGGCGGAGAGCCTGGCCGACCACGCGGTGGACCTCGCGTTCGCGGACGCGTTCCGGCAGGCGGCGGACGAGAAGCCCGAGCAGACCCCGGCGCTGAAGGCGCTGGCCGAGGCCAAGCAGAAGGCGCAGGCGGCGGTGGCGGCGGGCGCGGCGCGCATCCAGCGGCTCACGGAGCAGGCCGCCCGGGGCGACGCGGACGGGCGCCTCGCGGATCTCGTCGAGGTGGCGAAGGCGCAGCAGGAGCTCGACCAGGACGAGCTCGACCTGGCGTCGGAGGCGCTGGAGCGGGCCGGCGGCGACCCGCAGGCGCAGATCAAGCGGCTCAAGGCCATCCACGACGCGGCGCAGAAGGAGGTCCACCCGGCGGCTGCGCCGCCGGCGGCGGGGGCGGCGGCAGCGGGCGCCGCCCCCTCCAGCGAGAGCCTGGTGGGGCGCTGGCGCGCCTGGAGCGCGCTCCGCGCCAAGCGGGGGCAGCTCGCGGAGGCGGAGCGCGACGCCCGGGACCGGGTGCAGCGCCAGACGAAGCGGCGCGCGATCATCGCGCAGCAGCTCCAGGAGGCCGAGCAGGCGCGCGCCGCGGCGAAGCGCGCGGCGGCGAGCTTCGCGCAGCGCGCCGCCGCGGCGGGCGGCGCCTCGTCCGAGGAGGCGCAGGCCGCGATCCAGTCGCTGAAGCAGCTCGCCGACGGCGAGCGGCGGCTCACCACCATCGGCCGGCGCATCCAGGACCAGGAGGCGCTGGCGCAGGTCTACGCGAGCTGGGGGGCGCTGGGCGACGGCTACGCCCGGAAGGCGCTCCACCGCCTCCTCGAGGGCCTGCTCGCCATCGCGCTGGTGCTCCTCGCGACCTTCCTCGCGCTCCGCCTCGTCGACCGCTTCTACGAGGGGGTCGCGCGCGAGCAGGCTCGGGTGGGGACGCTGCGGACGGTGGTGAAGTTCGCGGTCCAGGTGGTGGGCGCGCTCGTGATCCTGTTCGTCGTCATCGGCGTCCCGGGGCAGGTCACCACCATCCTCGGCCTCGCCGGCGCCGGCCTCACCGTGGCGATGAAGGACTTCATCGTCGCCTTCTTCGGCTGGTTCGTGCTGATGAGGAAGAACGGCATCCGCGTCGGCGACTGGGTGGAGATCAAGGGCGTCGGCGGCGAGGTGGTCGAGATCGGCCTCTTCCACACGGTGCTGCTCGAGACCGGGGCCTGGGTCGACGCCGGCCACCCGACCGGCCGGCGCGTCTCGTTCGTGAACAGCTTCGCGATCGAGGGCCACTACTTCAACTTCTCCAGCTCGGGCCAGTGGATGTGGGACGAGCTGCGGGTCCTCGTGCCGCTCGGCCAGGACCCCTACCCGGTCCTCGACGGCGTCCAGAAGCTGGTGGAGCGCGAGACCGCCGCCAACGCGAAGCTCGCCGAGCAGGAGTGGCGCACGGCCTCCGGTTACCGGGTGAAGACCTTCTCGGCGGTCCCGGGGTTCACGATGGTCCCCACCGCCAGCGGGATCGAGATCAACGTCCGGTACGTCACCCGCGCCCCCGAGCGGCACGAGGCGCGCCGCCGGCTCTACCGCGAGGTGGTGGCGCTCCTGCACGGCAAGCCCGGCCGGGGAGCGGACGCCGCCTGA
- a CDS encoding CBS domain-containing protein, giving the protein MRPAPADRTVEGFVTRDIISCRVGDDVSDAERLMREGRVSRVMVCDDQGKLKGVISLQDLAQAESEETTGRTLTEVKSDQAPMH; this is encoded by the coding sequence TTGCGTCCGGCGCCGGCGGACCGCACGGTTGAGGGGTTCGTCACCCGCGACATCATCAGCTGTCGGGTCGGGGACGACGTCTCGGACGCCGAGCGCCTCATGCGCGAGGGCCGCGTCTCGCGGGTCATGGTGTGCGACGACCAGGGCAAGCTGAAGGGCGTGATCAGCCTGCAGGATCTCGCGCAGGCGGAGAGCGAGGAGACGACCGGCCGGACGCTCACCGAGGTGAAGAGCGATCAGGCGCCGATGCACTGA
- a CDS encoding NAD(P)/FAD-dependent oxidoreductase, whose translation MALEKERQDYEVVVVGGGPAGLTAALYAARARRKTLLLEKGLLGGLATSTSEVCNYPGFPEDISGLELMKRFEAQARRFGVEIKNAPVKKLNLAGADKVVETFRTAYHARAVVLATGGKPRLLGVPGEEAFLYDKGISFCATCDAAQCTGKTVLVVGSGDAALEEGSFLTRYARKVIVSVRHEEGRVRAQPAAREEALGNPKMEFRWNTVVDHFEGDGRLETAVLRDTRNGALVPLAVDRCFYFIGHLPATALFAGQVALSEQGYVRTDARMRTSLEGVFAAGDVRDTSLRQIATAVGDGAVAGSEAQRYLTDRDSLPARAAPLPRASLEEELPC comes from the coding sequence ATGGCGCTCGAGAAGGAACGGCAGGATTACGAGGTGGTGGTCGTCGGCGGAGGCCCGGCCGGGCTGACCGCCGCGCTCTACGCGGCCCGCGCCCGGCGCAAGACGCTGCTCCTGGAGAAGGGCCTGCTCGGCGGGCTCGCCACCTCCACCAGCGAGGTCTGCAACTATCCGGGGTTCCCGGAGGACATCAGCGGGCTCGAGCTGATGAAGCGGTTCGAGGCCCAGGCGCGGCGCTTCGGGGTGGAGATCAAGAACGCGCCGGTGAAGAAGCTCAACCTGGCCGGCGCGGACAAGGTCGTCGAGACCTTCCGCACCGCGTACCACGCGCGGGCGGTCGTGCTCGCCACCGGCGGCAAGCCGCGCCTGCTGGGCGTCCCGGGCGAGGAGGCGTTCCTCTACGACAAGGGGATCTCCTTCTGCGCCACCTGCGACGCCGCCCAGTGCACCGGCAAGACCGTGCTGGTGGTCGGCTCGGGCGACGCGGCCCTGGAGGAGGGGAGCTTCCTCACCCGCTACGCGCGCAAGGTGATCGTCTCCGTCCGGCACGAGGAGGGGCGCGTCCGGGCTCAGCCCGCCGCGCGCGAGGAGGCGCTCGGGAACCCGAAGATGGAGTTCCGCTGGAACACCGTCGTGGACCACTTCGAGGGCGACGGGCGGCTCGAGACCGCCGTGCTCCGGGACACGCGCAACGGGGCGCTCGTGCCGCTCGCCGTGGACCGCTGCTTCTACTTCATCGGCCACCTGCCGGCGACCGCCCTCTTCGCCGGGCAGGTGGCGCTCTCCGAGCAAGGGTACGTCCGCACCGACGCGCGGATGCGGACGAGCCTGGAGGGGGTCTTCGCCGCCGGCGACGTCCGCGACACGAGCCTGCGGCAGATCGCGACCGCGGTGGGCGACGGCGCCGTCGCCGGCTCGGAAGCCCAGCGCTACCTCACCGACCGTGATAGCCTCCCGGCGCGCGCTGCTCCGCTACCCCGCGCGTCTCTCGAGGAGGAACTGCCATGCTGA
- a CDS encoding Mut7-C RNAse domain-containing protein, translating into MRHAWFRFYAELGDFLPPGRRGVELRHAFQGGPSVKDVVESLGVPHTAIDLILADGASVDFSWIVRDGARVSVYPVFEAIDIAPVTRVRPAPLRELRFVLDVHLGRLARYLRMLGFDARWDREAGDEELARVSAAEHRILLTRDAGLLKRRIVTHGHRVREVDPQRQLAEVAGRLDLARSAAPFSRCLCCNGRLAAVRKEEVAAELPPGVREQHEDFHRCASCGRVYWAGSHHRRMEQLVREILRGAPALAGP; encoded by the coding sequence ATGCGCCACGCCTGGTTCCGGTTCTACGCGGAGCTCGGCGACTTCCTGCCTCCCGGGCGGCGAGGGGTCGAGCTCCGCCACGCCTTCCAGGGCGGGCCGTCGGTGAAGGACGTCGTCGAGTCGCTCGGCGTCCCTCACACCGCGATCGACCTCATCCTGGCCGACGGAGCGTCGGTCGACTTCTCCTGGATCGTCCGCGACGGCGCGCGGGTGAGCGTCTACCCCGTGTTCGAGGCCATCGACATCGCGCCGGTCACGCGCGTCCGGCCGGCGCCGTTGCGCGAGCTCCGGTTCGTGCTCGACGTGCACCTCGGGCGCCTGGCGCGCTACCTGAGGATGCTCGGGTTCGACGCGCGCTGGGATCGCGAGGCCGGCGACGAGGAGCTCGCGCGCGTCTCGGCCGCCGAGCACCGGATCCTCCTCACCCGCGACGCCGGTCTGCTGAAGCGGCGGATCGTCACGCACGGGCATCGGGTCCGTGAGGTCGACCCCCAGCGGCAGCTGGCCGAGGTGGCCGGGCGGCTCGACCTCGCCCGCTCGGCCGCTCCGTTCAGCCGCTGCCTCTGCTGCAACGGCCGCCTCGCGGCGGTCAGGAAGGAGGAGGTCGCCGCGGAGCTCCCGCCGGGGGTCCGTGAGCAGCACGAGGACTTCCACCGCTGCGCGTCGTGCGGGCGGGTGTACTGGGCGGGCTCGCACCACCGGCGGATGGAGCAGCTCGTGCGGGAGATCCTGCGCGGCGCGCCGGCGCTGGCCGGGCCTTGA
- a CDS encoding pyridoxamine 5'-phosphate oxidase family protein — MRHEHHFRMSPEDALALLARAPLVHLATTTPAGAPVLRALDFALVDGAVTFHGARTGEKAACVGRPAVVAAEELVARLPSYFVDPERACPASTLYRSVQVHGRLEEVTDPVEQARALTALMARWQPEGGFRPIDPRDPHYASALRGVMVLRLRVERVDGKAKLGQNRTPEQRRALVEGLRRRGAPGDAEAIEAILAACGELSSAAPSPPRPRT; from the coding sequence ATGAGGCACGAGCACCACTTCCGCATGTCGCCCGAGGACGCGCTCGCCCTGCTGGCGCGCGCCCCCCTGGTCCACCTCGCCACCACCACCCCCGCCGGCGCCCCGGTGCTGCGCGCGCTCGACTTCGCGCTGGTGGACGGCGCGGTGACCTTCCACGGCGCGCGCACCGGCGAGAAGGCCGCCTGCGTCGGGCGCCCGGCGGTGGTCGCCGCCGAGGAGCTCGTGGCGCGGCTGCCGTCGTACTTCGTGGATCCCGAGCGCGCCTGCCCCGCGAGCACGCTCTACCGCAGCGTCCAGGTCCACGGGAGGCTGGAAGAGGTGACCGATCCCGTCGAGCAGGCGCGGGCGCTCACGGCGCTCATGGCCCGCTGGCAACCCGAGGGCGGGTTCCGGCCCATCGACCCGCGGGATCCGCACTACGCGAGCGCGCTGCGCGGGGTGATGGTCCTGCGCCTGCGGGTCGAGCGCGTCGACGGGAAGGCCAAGCTCGGGCAGAACCGCACGCCGGAGCAGCGGCGCGCCCTCGTGGAGGGCCTGCGGCGGCGAGGCGCGCCCGGCGACGCCGAGGCGATCGAGGCGATCCTGGCGGCCTGCGGCGAGCTCAGCTCGGCCGCACCGTCCCCGCCTCGTCCACGCACATGA
- a CDS encoding lactate/malate family dehydrogenase, translating to MPIFPVCGALPGSPGEGHMKVGVVGAGAVGSACAFALTLRGVAREIVLVDRTRKRARAVAADLSYGAPLTGRVVLRDGDYPDLAGAEVVLITVGVNEKTGGATDRSDPQGRLRLLDTNAGIYRELVPKVAAAARGAVLLVVTDPPDPLADLARLAAGHHRVLSTGTFLDSLRFRVHLAAALDVDPAAVEAQILGEHGTSEVFVWSGVRVAGVPLADVLSARGLSRAACVEAVEREVRYANIAIIEGNQASQYGIGVVSARLSEMILRDEHGVVPVGAYSERFGVTLSLPSILGRQGVKEVLHPPLTAEEEQGLERSAATLREAGARIGVGAAAPG from the coding sequence GTGCCCATCTTCCCGGTGTGCGGCGCGCTGCCCGGGTCGCCGGGGGAGGGGCACATGAAGGTCGGGGTGGTCGGCGCGGGGGCGGTCGGCTCGGCCTGTGCCTTCGCGCTGACGCTGCGCGGCGTCGCGCGCGAGATCGTACTCGTGGACCGCACCCGCAAGCGCGCCCGCGCGGTGGCGGCCGACCTCTCCTACGGCGCGCCGCTGACCGGGCGCGTGGTGCTCCGCGACGGCGACTACCCCGATCTGGCCGGCGCCGAGGTGGTGCTCATCACGGTGGGCGTGAACGAGAAGACGGGGGGCGCCACCGATCGCTCCGACCCGCAGGGGCGCCTCCGGCTGCTCGACACGAACGCCGGGATCTACCGCGAGCTGGTCCCGAAGGTGGCGGCCGCGGCGCGCGGGGCGGTGCTCCTCGTGGTCACCGACCCGCCCGATCCGCTGGCCGACCTGGCGCGCCTCGCCGCGGGCCACCACCGCGTCCTCAGCACCGGCACCTTCCTCGACAGCCTGCGGTTCCGCGTTCACCTCGCGGCGGCGCTCGACGTCGATCCGGCCGCGGTGGAGGCGCAGATCCTGGGCGAGCACGGCACCTCGGAGGTGTTCGTCTGGTCCGGCGTGCGCGTCGCCGGCGTGCCGCTCGCGGACGTGCTCTCGGCGCGCGGCCTCTCGCGCGCGGCGTGCGTCGAGGCGGTGGAGCGGGAGGTGCGCTACGCGAACATCGCCATCATCGAGGGGAACCAGGCGAGCCAGTACGGGATCGGCGTCGTCTCGGCCCGGCTCTCCGAGATGATCCTGCGCGACGAGCACGGGGTGGTCCCGGTGGGCGCCTACAGCGAGCGGTTCGGCGTGACGCTCTCGCTGCCGTCCATCCTGGGCCGGCAGGGCGTGAAGGAGGTGCTCCACCCACCGCTCACCGCCGAGGAGGAGCAGGGCCTGGAGCGGAGCGCGGCGACGCTCCGGGAGGCGGGGGCGCGGATCGGGGTGGGAGCGGCCGCGCCGGGCTGA
- a CDS encoding tetratricopeptide repeat protein — MPFWRRRPKTRAEVIGAGDRARARGRLEAAAAAYQQALAEHGPDPRVHGKLAPVLMLLKDRAGAAASFRSAAEGHLAAGFLDRALAVYVQARQALPLEPEFHSEAARIHLLRGRRIDAAAALARGGRTLARSDPPAAAEMLRGALALQPANLDAVLALAPLLRRERREKEALALLAQVEPGARGPALRRVRWAVFRLAPGARTGWRLLAACVAPGAAGR; from the coding sequence GTGCCGTTCTGGAGACGCCGCCCGAAGACGCGCGCCGAGGTGATCGGCGCCGGCGATCGCGCCCGGGCCCGGGGCCGCCTGGAGGCGGCGGCGGCCGCCTACCAGCAGGCGCTCGCGGAGCACGGCCCCGACCCGCGCGTCCACGGGAAGCTCGCGCCGGTGCTCATGCTCCTCAAGGACCGCGCCGGCGCGGCGGCGAGCTTCCGCAGCGCGGCCGAGGGCCACCTGGCGGCCGGCTTCCTGGATCGGGCGCTCGCCGTGTACGTGCAGGCGCGCCAGGCGCTCCCCCTGGAGCCGGAGTTCCACAGCGAGGCCGCCCGCATCCACCTCCTGCGCGGCCGGCGCATCGACGCCGCCGCCGCGCTCGCGCGCGGAGGCCGGACCCTGGCCAGGAGCGATCCCCCGGCCGCCGCCGAGATGCTCCGCGGCGCGCTCGCGCTCCAGCCGGCGAACCTGGACGCGGTGCTGGCGCTCGCGCCGCTGCTGCGCCGGGAGCGCCGGGAGAAGGAGGCGCTGGCGCTGCTCGCGCAGGTCGAGCCGGGCGCGCGCGGGCCGGCGCTCCGGCGCGTCCGCTGGGCGGTCTTCCGGCTGGCGCCGGGCGCCCGCACCGGCTGGCGCCTCCTGGCGGCGTGCGTCGCGCCGGGCGCGGCCGGCCGCTGA
- a CDS encoding zinc ribbon domain-containing protein, which translates to MLSTLRSKVRAIRRSLAQVGDGQPLHRAALVVLLLLDAFILVSVLDGLDAHTRQLASPWDRVPSACRDLVLERSWTPATRLDRLADGAHRDAASDLRPAERRKALHPLCAAVLEPLEAIQRDPELRRLLELHRQLRGESRDLELALAGPKAAYDTALLAKVAKEEGGPDVAALRLELRRKTAALEGARARLATADTALDGSPRVAALWSRLDGVGPAERDRLSSDLRRLVAWFPVRRLAMQLAFLLPLFAAFYAWNAVSLRRRRGVQTLVSAHLLAVVSIPILIELFEAAYEVIPKRLLQAIFELLEAWNLVAIWHYLVIALAVAVALLAVHVVQRKVFSRERLLERRIAKGQCQACGKALPPGARACVCCGAAQFTACAGCGGLAHVEARYCRECGRERPAAAPAGDPGLA; encoded by the coding sequence ATGCTCTCGACGCTCCGCTCGAAGGTCCGCGCGATCCGCAGGAGCCTCGCCCAGGTCGGCGATGGGCAGCCGCTGCACCGGGCCGCGCTGGTCGTCCTCCTCCTCCTCGACGCGTTCATCTTGGTCTCGGTCCTCGACGGGCTCGACGCGCACACGCGCCAGCTCGCCTCGCCGTGGGACCGCGTCCCGTCGGCCTGCCGGGACCTCGTCCTCGAGAGGAGCTGGACCCCGGCGACCCGGCTCGATCGGCTCGCCGACGGCGCACACCGCGACGCGGCGAGCGACCTGCGACCGGCGGAGCGCCGCAAGGCCCTCCACCCGCTCTGCGCGGCCGTCCTGGAGCCGCTGGAGGCGATCCAGCGCGACCCGGAGCTCCGCCGGCTGCTCGAGCTCCACCGTCAGCTGCGCGGCGAGAGCCGCGACCTCGAGCTCGCGCTCGCCGGGCCGAAGGCGGCTTACGACACCGCGCTCCTCGCGAAGGTCGCGAAGGAGGAGGGCGGCCCGGACGTGGCGGCCCTGCGCCTGGAGCTGCGGCGGAAGACGGCCGCGCTGGAAGGGGCCCGGGCCCGGCTCGCGACGGCCGACACGGCGCTGGACGGCTCACCGCGCGTCGCGGCGCTGTGGAGCCGGCTCGACGGCGTCGGCCCCGCGGAGCGGGACCGGCTCTCGTCCGATCTGCGGCGGCTCGTCGCCTGGTTCCCGGTGCGGCGGCTCGCGATGCAGCTCGCGTTCCTGCTGCCGCTCTTCGCGGCGTTCTACGCCTGGAACGCCGTCAGCCTGCGGCGCCGGCGCGGGGTCCAGACGCTCGTGTCGGCGCACCTGCTGGCCGTGGTCTCCATCCCGATCCTGATCGAGCTCTTCGAGGCGGCCTACGAGGTCATCCCGAAGCGGCTGCTCCAGGCCATCTTCGAGCTGCTCGAAGCCTGGAACCTGGTCGCGATCTGGCACTACCTCGTGATCGCGCTCGCGGTGGCCGTCGCCCTGCTGGCGGTCCACGTGGTGCAGCGCAAGGTCTTCTCACGGGAGCGGCTCCTCGAGCGGCGGATCGCGAAGGGGCAGTGCCAGGCCTGCGGGAAGGCCCTGCCGCCGGGGGCGAGGGCGTGCGTCTGCTGCGGCGCCGCGCAGTTCACGGCCTGCGCCGGGTGCGGCGGCCTCGCGCACGTCGAGGCGAGGTACTGCCGGGAGTGCGGCCGGGAGCGCCCCGCCGCGGCGCCCGCGGGCGACCCCGGGCTCGCCTGA
- a CDS encoding periplasmic heavy metal sensor, with amino-acid sequence MFPHMMGGWWHAHRRSCGEGFPGGHGRGFGMHGGGGHHGHGDDGGPFGVRRPLRYLAHHLGLDEQQTAELARVLDELKTERAQVTVDERRAVSAFADALAADALDAAKLGEAASSRVRSAERLRDAVVTALGRIHALLDAEQRKQLAFLVRTGAVQF; translated from the coding sequence ATGTTCCCACACATGATGGGTGGGTGGTGGCACGCCCACAGGCGCAGCTGCGGTGAAGGCTTCCCCGGCGGCCACGGGCGCGGGTTCGGCATGCACGGCGGAGGAGGCCACCACGGCCACGGCGACGACGGAGGTCCGTTCGGCGTGCGCCGCCCGCTCCGCTACCTCGCCCACCACCTCGGGCTGGACGAGCAGCAGACGGCCGAGCTGGCCCGCGTCCTCGACGAGCTCAAGACGGAGCGCGCCCAGGTCACGGTCGACGAGCGGCGGGCGGTCTCTGCGTTCGCGGACGCGCTCGCGGCGGACGCGCTCGACGCTGCGAAGCTCGGGGAGGCGGCGTCGTCGCGCGTGCGCAGCGCCGAGCGGCTCCGCGACGCCGTGGTGACGGCGCTGGGGCGCATCCACGCGCTCCTCGACGCCGAGCAGCGGAAGCAGCTCGCCTTCCTGGTCCGGACCGGCGCCGTCCAGTTCTGA
- a CDS encoding alpha-ketoglutarate-dependent dioxygenase AlkB, whose amino-acid sequence MELPFQPTLFDAAAPAFDPGFGGLVRLQLDEASWLDYLPGWVSGSDRLFAEVLAARSWGERTRWMYDRRVREPRLTSPWSLASGRPLEPALVEAMRRCLGARYGVTFDSAGFNLYRDGQDSVAWHGDRIRAEVAEPIIPLVSLGEPRKFLLRPKGGGRSRALYLGRGDLLVTGGATHRAWDHAVPKVARAGPRISIAFRYALDPRAYAGKRTAPPAPR is encoded by the coding sequence GTGGAGCTCCCCTTCCAGCCCACGCTCTTCGACGCCGCCGCGCCGGCGTTCGACCCCGGCTTCGGCGGCCTCGTCCGCCTCCAGCTCGACGAGGCGAGCTGGCTCGACTACCTGCCGGGCTGGGTGAGCGGGTCGGATCGCCTCTTCGCCGAGGTGCTGGCGGCGCGCTCCTGGGGCGAGCGGACGCGCTGGATGTACGACCGCCGCGTCCGGGAGCCCCGCCTCACCTCGCCCTGGAGCCTCGCCTCGGGCCGGCCGCTCGAGCCCGCGCTGGTGGAGGCGATGCGCCGCTGCCTCGGGGCGCGCTACGGCGTCACGTTCGACTCGGCGGGCTTCAACCTCTACCGCGACGGCCAGGACAGCGTCGCCTGGCACGGCGACCGGATCCGGGCGGAGGTCGCCGAGCCGATCATCCCGCTCGTCTCGCTGGGAGAGCCGCGCAAGTTCCTGCTCCGACCGAAGGGCGGCGGCCGCTCGCGCGCGTTGTACCTCGGGCGCGGCGACCTGCTCGTCACCGGCGGCGCCACGCACCGCGCCTGGGACCACGCGGTGCCCAAGGTCGCGCGCGCCGGGCCGCGCATCAGCATCGCCTTCCGCTACGCGCTCGACCCGCGCGCCTACGCCGGGAAGCGGACCGCGCCGCCCGCCCCCCGGTGA